The following are encoded together in the Arcobacter aquimarinus genome:
- a CDS encoding glycosyltransferase family 2 protein, whose amino-acid sequence MKKISVVTPCYNEEDNIYECVKVIKEVFSNYSNYSYEHIFIDNASTDSTVEKLKELAKENKNIKIIVNSRNFGWIKSPYYGLLQANGDAVILFVADMQDPASLIPDFIKKWEEGYKSIVGIKKNSEENKFMFNVRKLYYRFVNKLSNIDLIDNFTGYGLYDKKIIEILREMDEPYPYFRGLISEIGLEIFFIEYSQPLRFKGITKSNFFTLYDVAMLGITSHSLVPLRLATMLGFSISILSLVVAFVYFILKIIFWDTFSMGVAPIVIGLFFFSSVQLFFIGIIGEYIGSIHAYSKKRPLVIEKERVNFE is encoded by the coding sequence ATGAAAAAAATTAGTGTTGTAACACCTTGTTATAATGAAGAAGATAATATTTATGAATGTGTAAAAGTTATTAAAGAAGTTTTTTCAAACTATAGCAATTATTCATATGAACATATTTTTATAGATAATGCATCAACTGATTCAACAGTTGAAAAATTAAAGGAATTGGCAAAAGAAAATAAAAATATAAAAATAATAGTAAATAGTAGAAATTTTGGTTGGATAAAATCCCCATATTATGGTTTATTACAAGCAAATGGAGATGCTGTTATATTATTTGTAGCAGATATGCAAGATCCAGCCTCTCTTATTCCAGATTTTATTAAAAAATGGGAAGAAGGATATAAGAGTATAGTAGGAATTAAAAAGAATTCAGAAGAAAATAAATTTATGTTTAATGTAAGAAAATTGTATTATAGGTTTGTAAATAAATTATCAAATATAGACTTAATAGATAATTTTACAGGATATGGGTTATATGATAAAAAGATTATTGAAATATTACGAGAAATGGATGAGCCATATCCTTATTTTAGAGGATTGATATCTGAAATAGGTTTGGAAATATTTTTTATAGAATATTCTCAACCTTTGAGATTTAAAGGTATAACAAAAAGTAATTTTTTTACTTTATATGATGTTGCTATGTTGGGAATTACAAGTCACTCTTTAGTTCCTTTGAGGCTTGCGACGATGTTAGGGTTTTCTATTTCAATACTAAGTCTAGTTGTTGCATTTGTTTATTTTATACTAAAAATAATATTTTGGGATACTTTTAGTATGGGAGTTGCACCAATTGTAATTGGACTATTCTTTTTTTCATCTGTTCAGCTTTTTTTTATAGGTATTATTGGAGAATATATTGGTTCTATTCATGCATATAGCAAAAAAAGACCATTAGTGATTGAAAAAGAAAGAGTTAATTTTGAATAA
- a CDS encoding GtrA family protein has protein sequence MLKKQIINFILVGIINTIFGYSIYALFIFFGFSYIVAVLFATILGILFNFKTISRYVFKSNAKNLIFKFIVVYFVLFITNILLIKFFKLFNIDEYFAGFLAIIPVAILSFLLNKFFVYKK, from the coding sequence GTGTTAAAAAAACAAATCATTAATTTTATTTTAGTAGGAATAATAAATACTATATTTGGATACTCTATTTATGCATTATTTATATTTTTTGGGTTTAGTTATATTGTAGCTGTTTTGTTTGCTACAATTTTAGGGATTTTATTTAATTTTAAAACCATAAGTAGGTATGTATTTAAATCAAATGCTAAAAACTTAATTTTTAAATTTATAGTTGTTTATTTTGTATTGTTTATTACAAATATCTTATTAATTAAATTTTTTAAATTATTTAATATAGATGAATATTTTGCTGGTTTTTTGGCAATAATACCAGTTGCTATTCTATCTTTTTTACTTAATAAATTTTTTGTATATAAAAAGTGA
- the rfbH gene encoding lipopolysaccharide biosynthesis protein RfbH, protein MTKQEQLKQEILQKTKEYYELIHKPAQEKKFVDGESRVNYAGRVFDEIEMQYLVDSSLDFWLTYGDYSKKFEKQLSKYLGVRWAFLVNSGSSANLLAFYALTSPLLKDRQVKRGDEVITVAAGFPTTVAPIVQYGAVPVFVDMDLTHANVDVTQLELALSPKTKAIMIAHSLGNPFNLRAVKEFCDKHNLWLIEDNCDALGSTYEGKPTGTWGDIGTSSFYPPHHMTMGEGGATYTDNLLLKKIMLSMRDWGRDCWCESGIDNTCGCRFSQSFGTLPKGYDHKYVYSHFGFNLKVSDMQAAIGCAQLEKFPTFVEKRKENRKKLYDGLKDLEQLHLVETQPNSDPSWFGFMMTLKDGVNFTRNDLVEYLEANKIQTRNLFAGNMTRHPMFDHMVLDQDYRIVGDLKVTDKIMNDSFWIGLYPGMSDDAINYMMKKIREFCVKKTNH, encoded by the coding sequence ATGACTAAACAAGAACAGTTAAAACAAGAGATTTTACAAAAAACAAAAGAATATTATGAATTAATTCATAAACCAGCTCAAGAAAAAAAATTTGTAGATGGTGAAAGTAGAGTAAATTATGCAGGTCGAGTATTTGATGAAATAGAAATGCAATATTTAGTTGATAGTTCACTTGATTTTTGGCTTACATATGGTGATTATTCTAAAAAATTTGAGAAACAATTGTCAAAATATCTTGGTGTTAGATGGGCTTTTTTAGTTAATTCAGGAAGTAGTGCAAATCTTCTTGCCTTTTATGCTTTAACTTCTCCACTACTTAAAGATAGGCAGGTAAAAAGAGGTGATGAAGTTATTACTGTTGCTGCTGGATTCCCAACAACAGTAGCTCCTATTGTTCAATATGGTGCAGTTCCTGTATTTGTAGATATGGATTTAACTCATGCAAATGTCGATGTAACACAACTTGAACTAGCACTTAGTCCTAAAACAAAAGCTATTATGATAGCTCATAGTTTAGGGAATCCATTTAATTTAAGAGCTGTAAAAGAATTTTGTGATAAACATAATCTTTGGTTAATAGAAGATAATTGTGATGCTTTAGGTTCTACTTATGAAGGAAAACCAACTGGAACTTGGGGAGATATAGGTACTAGTTCATTTTATCCACCACATCATATGACTATGGGTGAGGGAGGAGCTACTTATACAGATAATTTACTTCTTAAAAAAATTATGCTTTCAATGAGAGACTGGGGAAGAGATTGTTGGTGTGAAAGTGGAATTGACAATACTTGTGGATGTAGATTCTCTCAAAGCTTTGGTACACTTCCAAAAGGTTATGATCATAAATATGTTTATTCTCATTTTGGATTTAATTTAAAAGTTTCAGATATGCAAGCTGCAATTGGATGTGCTCAACTTGAAAAATTCCCAACATTTGTTGAAAAAAGAAAAGAGAATCGAAAAAAACTATATGATGGATTAAAAGATTTAGAACAATTACATTTAGTAGAGACACAACCAAACTCTGATCCAAGTTGGTTTGGATTTATGATGACTTTAAAAGATGGTGTAAACTTTACGAGAAATGACCTTGTAGAGTATCTTGAAGCAAATAAAATACAAACAAGAAATTTATTTGCTGGAAATATGACGAGACATCCTATGTTTGACCATATGGTTTTAGATCAAGATTATAGAATTGTTGGTGACTTAAAAGTAACAGATAAAATCATGAATGATAGTTTTTGGATAGGATTATATCCTGGTATGAGTGATGATGCGATTAATTATATGATGAAGAAAATTAGAGAGTTTTGTGTTAAAAAAACAAATCATTAA
- a CDS encoding FkbM family methyltransferase, with protein MGIEKLEKEYLNGKVDKADFISRMYKENHDRLFEYAEFIKSRDIQKIEITDNSVIMTSRELGIKIVCNRFDERIAPIEILNFKNYEKEDSNMIFNLINDNDTVFDIGGNMGWYSIGLYKAKKNIDIHTFEPIPSTYESLVGNVKINGAKIKINNFGLSDKKQDLTFYFHKEGSVNASAAIMNEEKENIEVKCHVDTIDNYFKENKLTKIDFIKCDVEGAELLTFKGGVETISNYKPIVFTEMLRKWSAKFNYHPNEIIELFKDMGYRCYLVIGDKLKEIKVMTDETIETNFFFLHNQKHLNKIKELLND; from the coding sequence ATGGGTATAGAAAAACTAGAAAAAGAGTATTTAAATGGTAAAGTTGATAAAGCTGATTTTATTTCAAGAATGTATAAAGAAAATCATGATAGGTTATTTGAATATGCAGAGTTTATAAAAAGTAGAGACATCCAAAAAATAGAGATAACAGATAATAGTGTAATAATGACTTCTAGAGAACTAGGTATAAAAATAGTTTGTAATAGGTTTGATGAAAGAATAGCACCTATTGAGATTTTAAATTTTAAAAATTATGAAAAAGAAGATTCGAATATGATTTTTAATCTTATAAATGATAATGATACAGTATTTGATATTGGGGGAAATATGGGATGGTATTCTATAGGACTTTATAAGGCTAAAAAAAATATTGATATACATACATTTGAACCAATTCCTTCAACCTATGAAAGTCTAGTAGGAAATGTAAAGATAAATGGTGCAAAGATAAAAATAAATAATTTTGGGTTATCAGATAAAAAACAAGATTTAACTTTTTATTTCCACAAAGAAGGTTCAGTTAATGCATCAGCAGCTATTATGAATGAAGAAAAGGAAAATATTGAAGTAAAATGCCACGTTGATACTATAGATAATTATTTTAAAGAAAATAAATTAACAAAAATTGATTTTATTAAGTGTGATGTTGAAGGTGCTGAATTATTAACTTTTAAAGGTGGTGTTGAAACAATAAGTAATTATAAGCCTATAGTATTTACTGAAATGCTTAGAAAATGGTCTGCAAAGTTTAACTATCATCCAAATGAAATTATTGAATTATTTAAAGATATGGGTTATAGATGTTATTTAGTTATTGGTGATAAATTAAAAGAGATAAAAGTTATGACAGATGAAACTATTGAAACAAATTTTTTCTTTTTACATAATCAAAAGCATTTAAATAAGATCAAGGAATTATTAAATGACTAA
- a CDS encoding NAD-dependent epimerase/dehydratase family protein: MILEDFNKIINSSIDWERFANKTVLVTGANGFLPAYMVETLLLLNNDILKHSPCKVISLVRNEKHTKERFSNYLSDENFKIIVQDVSNEINLIEKIDYIVHAASPASPKYYNIDPVGVIMPNILGTKNTLDLAIENKVEGYLYFSSGEVYGQLNDGEVINEDKYGYLDPTTVRACYGESKRMGENLCVSYGHQYNIPIKIVRPFHTYGPGMKLDDGRVFADFVKNIIHNENIEMKSDGSVKRAFCYLSDATVAFFMILLNGEKNNAYNMANSKSIISIRELALVLINMFPEKKLKAVFVEQSKNYLESPVKGNNINIDKLEKLGWKPSISIIDGFRKTIRSYLWV, encoded by the coding sequence ATGATATTAGAAGATTTTAATAAAATTATAAATTCATCGATTGATTGGGAACGATTTGCAAATAAAACAGTTTTAGTAACTGGTGCAAATGGTTTTTTACCTGCTTATATGGTAGAAACATTATTACTTTTAAATAATGACATTTTAAAGCATTCTCCTTGCAAAGTAATATCTTTAGTTAGGAATGAAAAGCATACAAAAGAAAGATTTTCAAACTATTTAAGTGATGAGAATTTTAAAATAATAGTTCAAGATGTATCTAATGAAATAAATTTAATTGAAAAAATTGATTATATTGTTCATGCTGCAAGTCCAGCTTCTCCAAAGTATTATAATATTGATCCAGTAGGGGTAATAATGCCAAATATTTTAGGTACAAAAAACACTTTAGATTTAGCTATAGAAAATAAAGTTGAAGGATATCTTTACTTTAGTAGTGGTGAAGTTTATGGGCAATTAAATGATGGGGAAGTTATAAATGAAGATAAATATGGTTATTTAGATCCAACAACAGTTAGAGCTTGTTATGGTGAAAGTAAAAGAATGGGAGAAAATCTTTGTGTAAGTTATGGACATCAGTATAATATTCCTATAAAAATTGTAAGACCATTTCATACTTATGGTCCAGGAATGAAATTAGATGATGGAAGAGTTTTTGCTGATTTTGTAAAAAATATTATTCATAATGAAAATATTGAGATGAAAAGTGATGGAAGTGTTAAAAGGGCATTTTGCTATTTATCTGATGCTACAGTAGCTTTCTTTATGATACTTTTAAATGGTGAAAAAAATAATGCTTATAACATGGCTAATTCTAAATCTATAATATCTATTAGAGAATTAGCACTAGTACTCATAAATATGTTTCCAGAAAAAAAGTTAAAAGCTGTATTTGTTGAACAAAGTAAAAATTATTTGGAAAGTCCAGTAAAAGGAAATAATATTAATATAGATAAACTTGAGAAATTAGGTTGGAAACCGAGTATTTCTATAATAGATGGATTTAGAAAAACAATAAGGAGTTATTTATGGGTATAG
- a CDS encoding thiamine pyrophosphate-binding protein: MNIKISDYIIEFLLNKNINKTFGYIGGAIAHIYHSIDKYEDMEVINCIHEQGVGFAAEGYARITGKSGVGFATSGPGATNLITPIGSCYFDSVPTMFITGQVNTYEYKYDKTVRQIGFQETDIVSIIKPIVKYAVMIDDVNNIKYELEKAYYLSQEGRKGPVLVDIPMNIQRSQVDINSLESFFDSKEYFKLKNNKKEQNDIEKVVNLLKTSERPIILAGGGVRLSNANDELLNYVNKYNIPVVYSLMGKDAISEDFKYNLGLIGSYGNRYGNLALANSDLILVLGSRLDTRQTGTSLDTFAREAKIIQVDIDKNELGSKIKVDVEINCNIKDFINNLSQYQIDIDITKWLKKLEEYKNQFSSIVDIDNNLKIPNHVISVISSYLIDENICVDVGQHQMWTAQSLNTKNSQRVLFSGGMGAMGFALPSAIGACIGSNKRTIVIAGDGGIQMNIQELEVIKRRKLPIKIFVLNNKNLGMVRQFQELYFDKKYLGTIDDYSVPDLVEITKAYGLKARKIDDITKLEIELKDILSNNEPELINIELPIKMTTVEPKLIVNKPIEDMHPFIPKDELALLMIIKPLEN, translated from the coding sequence ATGAATATAAAAATTTCAGATTATATAATAGAATTTTTATTAAATAAAAATATTAATAAAACATTTGGATATATTGGAGGAGCGATAGCTCATATTTATCATTCAATTGACAAATATGAAGATATGGAAGTAATAAATTGTATTCATGAACAAGGTGTAGGATTTGCAGCAGAAGGGTATGCAAGAATAACGGGAAAGTCTGGAGTTGGATTCGCTACAAGTGGACCAGGAGCAACAAATTTGATAACCCCTATTGGAAGTTGTTATTTTGATTCAGTTCCAACAATGTTTATTACAGGTCAAGTTAATACTTATGAGTATAAATATGATAAGACTGTACGCCAAATTGGATTTCAAGAAACAGACATTGTAAGTATAATAAAACCAATTGTAAAATATGCAGTAATGATAGATGATGTGAATAATATAAAATATGAACTTGAGAAAGCTTATTATTTATCACAGGAAGGAAGAAAAGGTCCTGTTCTTGTAGATATTCCTATGAATATTCAAAGAAGCCAAGTTGATATAAATTCTTTAGAATCTTTTTTTGACAGTAAAGAATATTTTAAATTAAAAAATAATAAAAAAGAACAAAATGATATTGAAAAAGTTGTAAATTTATTAAAAACATCTGAAAGACCAATTATTTTAGCTGGTGGAGGAGTTAGGCTTTCAAATGCTAATGATGAATTGTTAAATTATGTTAATAAGTATAATATTCCAGTTGTTTACTCTTTAATGGGTAAAGATGCAATAAGTGAAGATTTTAAATATAATTTAGGATTGATTGGTTCATATGGAAATAGATATGGAAATTTAGCTTTAGCAAACAGTGATTTAATACTTGTATTAGGTTCTAGATTAGATACTAGACAGACTGGAACAAGCTTAGATACATTTGCAAGAGAAGCAAAAATAATTCAAGTTGATATTGATAAAAATGAATTAGGTTCTAAAATAAAAGTTGATGTAGAAATAAACTGTAATATTAAAGATTTTATAAATAATTTAAGTCAATACCAAATAGATATTGATATAACAAAATGGTTAAAAAAATTAGAAGAATATAAAAATCAATTTTCTTCTATTGTAGATATAGATAATAATTTAAAAATACCTAATCATGTGATTTCTGTCATTTCTAGTTATTTAATAGATGAAAATATATGTGTAGATGTTGGACAGCATCAAATGTGGACTGCTCAATCACTAAATACTAAAAATTCTCAAAGAGTTTTATTTTCTGGTGGTATGGGTGCAATGGGATTTGCTCTTCCTTCAGCCATTGGTGCTTGTATAGGTTCAAATAAAAGAACTATTGTTATTGCAGGTGATGGAGGTATTCAGATGAATATTCAAGAACTAGAAGTAATAAAAAGAAGAAAATTACCTATAAAAATATTTGTTTTAAATAATAAAAATTTAGGAATGGTAAGACAATTTCAGGAACTTTATTTTGATAAAAAATATCTAGGAACTATTGATGATTATAGTGTTCCAGATTTAGTTGAAATTACAAAAGCATATGGTCTTAAAGCTAGAAAAATTGACGATATAACTAAACTAGAAATTGAACTAAAAGATATATTGTCAAATAATGAGCCAGAGTTAATAAATATTGAATTACCAATTAAAATGACAACTGTAGAACCAAAATTAATAGTAAATAAACCCATTGAAGACATGCATCCATTTATCCCAAAAGATGAATTAGCTTTGCTTATGATCATAAAACCTTTAGAAAATTAA
- the rfbG gene encoding CDP-glucose 4,6-dehydratase — translation MENLVMENLFSGIYKNQTVLVTGHTGFKGSWLVYWLNQMGAKVVGYSLEAPTNPNHIELLNLDIISIIGDIRDLDKLNQTFEEYKPDIVFHLAAQPLVRLSYENPIETYEINVIGTLKVFEACKYNNVKAIVNITSDKAYENKEWIWGYRENDPMGGYDPYSSSKGCADILASSYRNSYFNIKEYKKTHNTLLSTCRAGNVIGGGDWAKNRLITDIMVSVSQGKKVSIRNPKATRPWEHVLEPLSGYLAIGQKLLEEKIQFSEAWNFGSSDEGSITVEEVVQNVKKYWNKIDYEINQDSTQFHEANLLKLDCSKAHILLKWKNVWDSQTTFKKTVNWYKAYYENNKKILTKSDLESYIADAKSKNIEWAV, via the coding sequence ATGGAAAATTTGGTAATGGAAAATCTTTTTTCTGGTATTTATAAAAATCAAACTGTATTAGTTACAGGACATACTGGATTCAAAGGTTCATGGCTTGTTTATTGGTTAAATCAAATGGGAGCAAAAGTAGTTGGATATTCACTTGAAGCTCCTACAAATCCAAATCATATAGAACTCTTAAATTTAGATATTATTTCAATTATTGGAGATATACGAGATTTGGATAAATTAAATCAAACTTTTGAAGAGTATAAACCAGATATTGTATTTCATCTTGCAGCTCAACCGTTAGTAAGATTATCTTATGAAAATCCAATAGAAACTTATGAAATAAATGTAATAGGAACTTTAAAAGTGTTTGAAGCTTGTAAATATAATAATGTAAAAGCTATTGTAAATATTACAAGTGATAAAGCTTATGAAAATAAAGAATGGATTTGGGGATATAGAGAAAATGACCCTATGGGTGGATATGATCCCTATAGTTCATCTAAAGGATGTGCTGATATCTTAGCTTCTTCATATAGAAATTCATATTTTAATATTAAAGAGTATAAAAAAACTCATAATACTTTACTTTCAACTTGCCGAGCTGGAAATGTAATAGGTGGTGGAGATTGGGCTAAAAATAGACTCATCACAGATATTATGGTTTCTGTATCTCAAGGTAAAAAAGTAAGTATTAGAAATCCTAAAGCAACAAGACCTTGGGAACATGTACTTGAACCTCTAAGTGGATATTTAGCTATAGGGCAAAAACTTCTTGAAGAAAAAATACAATTTTCAGAAGCTTGGAATTTTGGATCTAGTGATGAAGGAAGTATTACCGTAGAAGAAGTTGTTCAAAATGTAAAAAAATATTGGAATAAAATAGATTATGAAATAAATCAAGATTCAACTCAATTTCATGAGGCAAATTTATTAAAACTTGATTGTTCAAAGGCTCATATTCTTTTAAAATGGAAAAATGTTTGGGATAGTCAAACTACATTTAAAAAAACTGTAAATTGGTATAAGGCTTATTATGAAAATAACAAAAAAATATTAACTAAAAGTGATTTAGAAAGTTATATTGCAGATGCAAAATCAAAAAATATAGAATGGGCAGTATGA
- the rfbF gene encoding glucose-1-phosphate cytidylyltransferase, whose translation MKVVLLAGGYGTRLSEETDIRPKPMVEVGGKPILWHIMKIYSKYGFNDFVILLGYKGYYIKEYFANYFLHQSDVTIDMKTGKMEVLNNSSEPWKITLLDTGLNSMTGGRIKRAQNFIGNETFMLTYGDGVADINIEELVKFHKSHGKAITMTSHQPDGRFGAIEITINSKVVSFQEKPKGDGHFINAGYFVCEPKVFDYITEGDKTIFEQAPLKDLAKDGEMFTYKHIGFWSPMDSLKDKNDLNKLWDSGKAPWKIW comes from the coding sequence ATGAAAGTAGTATTGTTAGCTGGTGGTTATGGAACAAGACTATCAGAAGAAACTGATATTAGACCAAAACCAATGGTAGAAGTTGGTGGGAAACCAATACTTTGGCATATTATGAAAATTTATTCAAAATATGGATTTAATGATTTTGTTATTCTTCTTGGATACAAAGGTTATTATATAAAAGAATATTTTGCAAACTATTTTTTACATCAAAGTGATGTTACTATTGATATGAAAACAGGAAAAATGGAAGTTTTAAATAACTCTAGTGAACCATGGAAAATAACACTTCTTGATACAGGACTAAATAGTATGACAGGTGGAAGAATAAAAAGAGCCCAAAATTTTATTGGAAATGAGACTTTTATGCTTACTTATGGAGATGGTGTAGCTGATATAAACATAGAAGAGCTTGTTAAATTCCATAAATCACATGGAAAAGCAATAACCATGACTTCTCATCAACCAGATGGAAGATTTGGAGCTATAGAAATAACCATAAATAGCAAAGTAGTAAGTTTTCAAGAGAAACCAAAGGGTGATGGACATTTTATAAATGCAGGATATTTTGTTTGTGAACCAAAAGTGTTTGATTATATAACTGAAGGTGATAAGACAATATTTGAGCAAGCACCACTTAAAGATTTAGCAAAAGATGGAGAAATGTTTACATATAAACATATTGGATTTTGGTCCCCAATGGATAGCTTAAAGGATAAAAATGATTTAAATAAACTTTGGGATAGTGGCAAAGCTCCATGGAAAATTTGGTAA
- a CDS encoding DegT/DnrJ/EryC1/StrS family aminotransferase has translation MKIDFANLQYQHELYKEEIENAILQVARNCNFIMGNEVQELEKSLEEFTSAKYAVSCSNGTDALLLAMMALDIKPGDEVITTPFTFIATAETIAFLGATPVFVDIDEKTYNIDPNKIEEKITPKTKAIIPVSIYGQPADMDKISEIAKKHNLKVIIDGAQSFGSTYNGITDSALADISTTSFFPAKPLGCYGDGGAVFTNDENLANKMKSLRLHGQSKRYHHKYIGMGGRLDTMQSAILNVKLKYYPKDLAKRAEVASKYTKALENKSNIVLPYVDKKTTSAWAQYSIRVKNRDELQEKLKLAGIPTAVHYPMPLHLQECFIYLGYKKGDFPISEIVSEEIMSLPMNPYVTDEEIEYICENLG, from the coding sequence ATGAAGATAGATTTCGCAAACTTACAATATCAACATGAACTTTATAAAGAAGAGATAGAAAATGCTATATTACAAGTGGCAAGAAATTGTAACTTTATTATGGGAAATGAAGTACAAGAACTAGAAAAATCACTAGAAGAATTTACAAGTGCAAAATATGCAGTATCTTGTAGTAATGGAACAGATGCTTTGTTACTTGCTATGATGGCACTTGATATAAAACCAGGTGATGAAGTAATAACTACTCCTTTTACTTTTATAGCAACAGCTGAAACAATAGCTTTTTTAGGAGCAACTCCTGTATTTGTTGATATCGATGAAAAAACTTATAATATTGATCCAAATAAAATAGAGGAAAAGATTACACCAAAAACAAAAGCTATTATTCCTGTATCAATTTATGGGCAACCAGCAGATATGGATAAAATAAGTGAAATAGCTAAAAAACATAATCTTAAAGTAATCATTGATGGTGCTCAAAGTTTTGGAAGTACATATAATGGTATTACCGATTCTGCACTTGCAGATATCTCAACTACATCATTTTTCCCAGCTAAACCACTTGGATGTTATGGAGATGGTGGAGCTGTATTTACAAATGATGAAAATTTAGCAAATAAGATGAAAAGCTTAAGACTTCATGGTCAATCGAAAAGGTATCATCATAAATATATAGGTATGGGTGGAAGACTTGATACTATGCAATCAGCTATTTTAAATGTAAAACTAAAATATTATCCAAAAGATTTGGCAAAAAGGGCAGAAGTAGCTTCTAAATATACAAAAGCTTTAGAAAATAAATCAAATATAGTTTTACCTTATGTAGATAAAAAAACTACATCAGCTTGGGCACAATACTCAATAAGAGTAAAAAATAGAGATGAATTACAAGAAAAACTAAAACTTGCTGGAATACCAACTGCAGTACATTATCCTATGCCTTTACATTTACAAGAGTGTTTTATATATCTTGGATATAAAAAAGGTGATTTCCCAATATCAGAAATAGTATCAGAAGAAATCATGAGTTTACCTATGAATCCTTATGTTACGGATGAAGAGATTGAATATATTTGTGAAAATTTGGGCTAA
- a CDS encoding acyltransferase, whose product MASYFAHKSSYVDDNVIIGDDTKIWHFSHILSGSNIGNNCSFGQNCVVGPKVNIGNGVKVQNNISIYEGVEVEDDVFLGPSMVFTNVTNPRAFIVRREEFKRTLLKKGCSIGANATIVCGVTIGEYALIGSGTVVNKDVKPYSLMVGVPARQIGWVSKAGNTLKFDENSIAIDNFDNSKYKIENDNLILIEE is encoded by the coding sequence ATGGCTTCTTATTTTGCTCATAAATCATCGTATGTGGACGATAATGTAATTATTGGTGATGATACAAAAATATGGCATTTTTCACATATTTTAAGTGGCTCAAATATTGGTAATAATTGTTCTTTTGGACAAAATTGTGTAGTTGGTCCAAAAGTAAATATTGGAAATGGTGTTAAAGTTCAAAACAATATCTCAATTTATGAGGGTGTAGAAGTAGAAGATGATGTTTTTTTAGGACCTTCTATGGTTTTTACGAATGTTACAAATCCTAGAGCATTTATAGTTAGACGAGAAGAGTTTAAGAGAACTCTTCTTAAAAAGGGTTGTTCTATTGGTGCAAATGCAACTATCGTTTGTGGTGTAACAATAGGTGAATATGCACTTATTGGTAGTGGAACAGTTGTAAATAAAGATGTAAAACCATATTCTTTGATGGTTGGAGTTCCTGCTCGTCAAATTGGATGGGTTTCAAAAGCTGGAAATACACTAAAATTTGATGAAAATAGTATTGCTATTGATAATTTTGATAATAGCAAATATAAAATAGAAAATGATAATTTAATTTTAATAGAAGAGTAA